Proteins co-encoded in one Cupriavidus nantongensis genomic window:
- a CDS encoding ParB/RepB/Spo0J family partition protein yields the protein MSHKPGDLLHIRARDLILSPRNQRTRLRKRVLEIGASLVSHGQIENLSVIPHVSRKKNAPAFEVIDGGTRLEAAMLKISAGELPESFEFLCMVADPDHAEEISVAANMHEPMHPADEFDAFKGMIDAGKSIEDVAARFGVTPLTVQRRLKLANVSPHLVQGYRDGELTLDQLMAFAISDSHKAQESLWKRLTGASPWEKTADKIRAALATPGAINAKTDRLARFVGLDVYEAAGGKVMRDLFSDGGGFVSDSGLLQRLAEEKLAAAAEDVRAEGWSWVKTVDKWTYSDEMAYSKSQPKKRDLTDEECGLLASLREREAALDKKTDALDFEDEELDAELDDVRGQIEAMEALQSEFSDRQKSKGGAVLTIDHGGQLKIVRGLIAPTERKAKKDIAGDTSSERLDKSAAPAEESERPLSERLVTQLTAHRTAALQALIAQSPRIALVSLLHALVPQVFMPPEDRYRYSAAAKVSLTNNRGLGRDASGDLESSRAWLSLDQSIGHWQAVLPGEDEDLFAWLQNLSPTKQLELLAVCVAHSINTVELSEVAAGHARAHQLAAAVGLDMADWWEPTGASYLASVPKSRRMDAVREVAGDEAAERIGTMKKDAMIGAAEEYLAGRRWLPHILRQPGAPATDGKLPTTAEAEA from the coding sequence ATGAGCCATAAACCAGGTGATCTTCTTCACATCCGCGCACGAGACCTGATCCTCTCGCCCCGCAACCAACGCACGCGCTTGCGCAAGCGCGTTCTGGAAATCGGCGCCTCTCTGGTTTCGCATGGACAGATCGAGAACCTTTCCGTCATTCCGCATGTCAGCCGCAAGAAAAATGCCCCTGCGTTCGAGGTGATCGACGGCGGCACGCGCCTCGAGGCGGCCATGCTCAAGATCTCGGCCGGCGAATTACCGGAGTCATTTGAATTCCTTTGTATGGTGGCTGATCCAGACCATGCCGAGGAAATCAGCGTGGCCGCAAACATGCACGAACCGATGCATCCCGCCGACGAGTTCGACGCATTCAAGGGCATGATCGATGCCGGGAAATCGATCGAGGACGTCGCCGCGAGGTTCGGCGTCACGCCACTGACTGTACAGCGACGCCTCAAGCTCGCCAATGTCTCGCCCCACCTGGTCCAAGGCTACCGCGACGGGGAGCTCACCTTGGATCAGCTCATGGCATTCGCGATCAGTGACAGTCACAAGGCACAAGAGAGCTTGTGGAAACGGCTCACTGGCGCCTCCCCATGGGAGAAGACCGCCGACAAAATTCGAGCCGCGCTCGCCACACCTGGCGCGATCAACGCGAAGACGGATCGGCTCGCACGCTTCGTCGGCTTGGACGTCTACGAAGCTGCCGGCGGCAAAGTGATGCGCGACTTGTTCAGCGACGGCGGCGGCTTTGTCAGCGACTCCGGACTGCTGCAACGCCTGGCCGAAGAAAAGCTCGCGGCCGCCGCTGAGGACGTTCGTGCAGAAGGATGGAGCTGGGTCAAGACAGTGGACAAATGGACCTACTCCGACGAGATGGCCTACAGCAAGAGCCAACCCAAAAAGCGCGATCTGACTGATGAGGAATGCGGCCTGCTGGCCAGCCTGCGCGAAAGGGAAGCGGCACTCGACAAGAAGACCGACGCGCTTGATTTCGAAGACGAAGAGCTGGATGCCGAACTGGACGATGTCAGGGGCCAGATCGAAGCGATGGAAGCACTCCAGTCGGAATTCAGCGACCGCCAGAAGTCCAAGGGTGGCGCGGTGCTTACCATCGACCACGGTGGTCAGCTCAAGATCGTGCGCGGTCTGATTGCGCCCACTGAACGCAAGGCGAAGAAGGATATAGCTGGCGACACGAGCAGTGAACGCCTCGACAAAAGCGCCGCACCTGCGGAAGAGTCCGAACGGCCGCTGTCGGAGCGACTGGTGACCCAGCTCACTGCCCACCGTACCGCGGCCCTGCAGGCGCTGATAGCGCAATCCCCGCGCATTGCCCTGGTCTCCCTGCTGCACGCGCTGGTTCCCCAGGTCTTCATGCCGCCTGAGGACCGGTATCGCTACAGCGCGGCAGCCAAGGTGTCGCTAACCAACAACCGCGGCCTTGGGCGCGACGCCTCTGGCGACCTGGAAAGTTCACGCGCCTGGCTAAGCCTGGACCAGAGCATAGGCCACTGGCAGGCTGTGCTGCCCGGCGAGGATGAAGATCTCTTTGCGTGGCTCCAGAACCTCAGCCCAACCAAGCAGCTTGAGCTGCTGGCCGTGTGCGTGGCTCACAGTATTAACACAGTCGAGCTCAGTGAAGTAGCAGCTGGCCACGCACGCGCGCATCAATTGGCCGCCGCTGTCGGTCTGGATATGGCGGACTGGTGGGAGCCCACCGGCGCGTCATACCTTGCCAGCGTACCTAAATCTCGACGCATGGATGCGGTGCGCGAAGTTGCCGGAGATGAAGCGGCCGAGCGCATCGGCACCATGAAGAAGGACGCCATGATCGGTGCGGCCGAGGAATACCTCGCCGGCCGCCGTTGGCTGCCCCACATCCTCCGCCAACCGGGTGCACCGGCCACAGACGGGAAGCTGCCCACGACTGCCGAAGCGGAGGCCTGA